From the genome of Longispora fulva:
CGTGCGGTCCCAGACGGCCGCCGGGGTCGCGACCGGCAGCCCGGAACAGGTCAGGGCGGTGTTCGGTTCGGCCCGGGTGCTCGGCACGGCCGTGAAGGAGCTGCTGTCCTACCGGGACGTCGCGGCCGACCTGCTCGCGCTGCGGGCGACGACGGCGTTCCCGCCGGTGCCGGTGGTCGTGCTGACCGCGCTCGGCGACGTGGCGGATCCGGCGGAGGCCGCCGCGTGGCGGGACGGGCACGCCGCCCTCGCCGCGCTGCTCGGCGGACGCCAGGAGGTGCTGGCCGACGCACGGCACATGCTCCAGGTGGACCAGCCGGAGCTGGTCGTCGCGGCCGTGCGGGAGGTGTCGTGACGGGGCAGGGCAGGGGAGCCCGTCGCGGTCCGGTCGGGGCGGCGGCCGGTGTCGTACTGCTCCTGCTCGCCGGCTGCTCCGATCCCGCGACCACCATCGCCGAGGGCTCCTACCGCAACGCCGTCGCACTCGGCGCCGGCCGTGTTCTCGCCGCCCAGGGGGTGCCGCTCAGCCACCGCCTGGCCTGCGCCACCTCCGGCCCCGACGACTGGAGCACCGTGCGGACCGTGTGCACCGGGCGCACCACGGACGGCCGGCCGGTCCGGGTCGACGGGCTGGCCGAGCGCGCGGACACCGCCACCCCGGCGGAGCGCTACACGATCTCGGTCGCGGGCACGGTCCTGGTGGTCACGAACGGCCTCTGATCTTGACCTTGATCTAACGCCGGTGGCCCTCAGCGGGTCCTCACAAGTGGGAACGGCAGGGTCTCCCGGATCGATCTCCCGGTCAGCAGCATCACCAACCGGTCCACGCCCAGCCCGAGCCCCCCGGTCGGCGGCATCGCGTACTCCAGGGCCGTCAGGAAGTCCTCGTCGAGCTCCATCGCCTCCGGGTCGCCCCCTGCCGCCAGCAACGACTGCTCCGTCAACCGCCGGCGCTGCTCCACCGGATCGATCAGCTCCGAGTACGCGGTCCCCAGCTCCGCGCCGAACGCCACCAGATCCCACCGCTCCGCCAGCCGCGGGTCGTCCCGGTGCGGCCGGGTCAGCGGGGACACGTCGGTGGGGAAGTCGGTGTAGAAGGTCGGGGTGGTGGTCCGCTCCTCGACGAGGCGCTCGTACATCTCCAGGATCAGCTGGCCCCGGGTCCACTGCGGGTTGAGGGGCACCCGCGCGGCCTGGCACAGCTTGCGCAGTACCGGGATGTCGGTGTCGGCCGTGACATTCTCGCCCAGCGCCGCGGAGATCGCGGAGTTCACCGGGACCACCGGCCAGTCGCCGGCCAGGTCGTGCCCGCCGACGACGAGGGAGCCGTTCGCGGCCAGGCACGCGTTCTGGATCAGGTCCTGGGCCAGCACCCGCATGGTCGAGTAGTCGGCGTACGCCTGGTACGCCTCCAGGATCGTGAACTCCGGGTTGTGCTTGAACGACACGCCCTCGTTGCGGAACGTCCGCCCCAGCTCGAACACCTTCTCCACCCCGCCGACCGCGAGCCGCTTGAGGTACAGCTCCGGGGCGATCCGCAGGTAGAGGTCCATGTCGTAGGCGTTCATGTGCGTCCTGAACGGCCGGGCGTTGGCCCCGCCGTGTACCGCCTGCAACATCGGCGTCTCGACCTCCAGGTAGCCCTGGTCGATCAGAGTGGTCCGCAGGCTGTGCACGGCGGCGCTGCGGGCGGTGAGGATCCGCCGGGTGTCGGGGTTGACGGCCAGGTCCAGGTACCGCTGCCGGACCGCGGCCTCGCCGGCCAGCCCGTGCCGCTTGTCGGGCAACGGGCGCAGGCACTTGGCGGTCAGGGTCCAGTCCTCGACCAGCACGGACAGCTCGCCCCTGCGCGTCGTGACCACCTCGCCGGTGACCCCGACGTGGTCGCCCAGGTCGATGTCCGCGGTCCACGTGCCGACCGACGGGTCGGTGAGCATCAGCTGCACGTCGCCGGTCCAGTCCCGCAGCCGGGCGAAGCACACCCCGCCGTGGTCGCGCATCAGCAGCACCCGGCCGGCGAGCGACACCCGCTCCCCGGTCGCGGCGTCCGGGGCCAGCCCCGCGAATCGGCGCACGACGTCGGCGCAGGTCGCCGTCCGGTCGAAGCCCAGCGGGTACGGGTCGCGCCCCTCCCCGCGCAGCCGGTCGACCTTGGCGATCCGCACGAGGGTCTGCTCGCCGTACACCGGGCCGGTCACGGTCGGGCCGGCGGCGACCGGCAGCACGTCGTGCACGTCGCGTTCGGCGACGACGTCGCGGCGCCCCCGGTTGAACAGCTGCGGCAGGCTGGGCACGGTCACGAAGCCCTCGGCGATCCCGAACGCGATCGAGATCCGGATCAGCTCCCGGCGCTCGGCGAAGCACACGAACCGCGGCACCCACTCCGGGTGGTACTTGGCGTTGGACCGGTACAGCGACTCCAGCTGGTACCAGCGGGAGAAGAACAGCAGCGTCTTGCGCCACAGCAGCAGGATCGGGCCGGCGCCGATCCGGCCGCCCTCGTCGAACACGGACCGGAACATCGCGAAGTTCAGCGACACCCGGTCCACGCCCAGCCCCGGGCAGGCGGCCATCAGCGAGGCCACCATGAACTCCATCAGCCCGTTGTCGGCCTCGCGGTCCCGGCGCATCAGGTCCAGGGACAGGCCGCGCGCGCCCCACGGGCTCAGCGACAGCAGGGCCGTCTCGTTGCCCTCGGCGTCCAGGCACTCGACGAGCACGCACCGGTTGTCGGCCGGGTCGCCGAGCCGGCCCAGGGCCATCGAGAAGCCGCGCTCGGTCTCGGTGTCCCGCCACCGCGCCGCCAGGGTGAGGATCCGGGCCATCTCGGCCTGGCCGATGTCGGCGTGCCGGCGGATCCTGGCGGTGTAGCCGGCCCGCTCGACCCGGTTCACGGCCTGGCGGACGACCCGCATGTCCCGGCCGTCCAGGCTGAACTGGCCGGCGTGCAGGATCGCCTCGTCGCCGAGTTCCAAAACCCGCAGACCCGCTCTCTTGTACGCCGTCGCGCCCTCCTCGCTGGCCCCCATCACGGCGGTGGTCCAGGCGTGCGCCTCGGCCTCGGCCAGCCACTCCTCGATCGCGTGCCCCCACGCCTCGGGGTCGCCGATCGGGTCGGCGCTGGCCAGGGACACCCCGGCG
Proteins encoded in this window:
- the lysX gene encoding bifunctional lysylphosphatidylglycerol synthetase/lysine--tRNA ligase LysX, translated to MATQAEEDRSGWTRSVPSVFATVLTVLAVLCALMAISLVFRERIYGVRQTIERVFVPAPPNLAYALFIGVLAAAVSRRKRVAYWLLLGYFAVQISLDALLGAWMVFFYQDLARFGKVPAYLPYATAVNAVLATVAVGVLIRAKHQFYASVQTASLRKAIVVFGALAVLFTSAGYLLVTTFPGTLEGGRDRFSWTMEKVFGGAVKLDFGRSGGAPPWVNFTVGLLGAVALFAAFFTLFRSQRAAAVLPAEDERRLRQLLAEHGERDSLGYFATRRDKVAVFSPSGKAAVTYRVVAGVSLASADPIGDPEAWGHAIEEWLAEAEAHAWTTAVMGASEEGATAYKRAGLRVLELGDEAILHAGQFSLDGRDMRVVRQAVNRVERAGYTARIRRHADIGQAEMARILTLAARWRDTETERGFSMALGRLGDPADNRCVLVECLDAEGNETALLSLSPWGARGLSLDLMRRDREADNGLMEFMVASLMAACPGLGVDRVSLNFAMFRSVFDEGGRIGAGPILLLWRKTLLFFSRWYQLESLYRSNAKYHPEWVPRFVCFAERRELIRISIAFGIAEGFVTVPSLPQLFNRGRRDVVAERDVHDVLPVAAGPTVTGPVYGEQTLVRIAKVDRLRGEGRDPYPLGFDRTATCADVVRRFAGLAPDAATGERVSLAGRVLLMRDHGGVCFARLRDWTGDVQLMLTDPSVGTWTADIDLGDHVGVTGEVVTTRRGELSVLVEDWTLTAKCLRPLPDKRHGLAGEAAVRQRYLDLAVNPDTRRILTARSAAVHSLRTTLIDQGYLEVETPMLQAVHGGANARPFRTHMNAYDMDLYLRIAPELYLKRLAVGGVEKVFELGRTFRNEGVSFKHNPEFTILEAYQAYADYSTMRVLAQDLIQNACLAANGSLVVGGHDLAGDWPVVPVNSAISAALGENVTADTDIPVLRKLCQAARVPLNPQWTRGQLILEMYERLVEERTTTPTFYTDFPTDVSPLTRPHRDDPRLAERWDLVAFGAELGTAYSELIDPVEQRRRLTEQSLLAAGGDPEAMELDEDFLTALEYAMPPTGGLGLGVDRLVMLLTGRSIRETLPFPLVRTR